Proteins from one Bacillus alveayuensis genomic window:
- a CDS encoding signal transduction histidine kinase (product_source=COG5002; cath_funfam=1.10.287.130,3.30.565.10; cog=COG5002; pfam=PF00512,PF00672,PF02518; smart=SM00304,SM00387,SM00388; superfamily=158472,55874; transmembrane_helix_parts=Inside_1_108,TMhelix_109_131,Outside_132_404) has translation MEKNFDPITIKHVALMESEAETKVVITDQQFQVIKASNNVNSEMKRLIEKGKTLYFSHKGILVESRWKTESYLAAASPIQIDGKIKGYVFMFLNTKSIREMIQSLTMQFVIVSIIGLVISIITIYFLSQFITEPLRQMKKVTEKLSKGKSELWLDIYRKDELGDLARSIQSLSDDLERLKKERIEFLSSISHELRTPLTYIKGYADLLNRPNLSQKEREEFVAIIQEEAARVTRLVKDLFDLAKMDQNEFLIEKEQVPLCEYLQELIAKFKPAYEEKRMSLYLSCEQNIFVSIDPLRFGQVINNFLDNALKYSPSHTEVSVSALKEENRVIIKISDQGYGIPNSELPFIWDRLYRVDKSRSRSTGGSGIGLTIAKEIIERHGGKVEVESKLGKGTTFTIFLQGE, from the coding sequence TTGGAGAAAAATTTTGACCCCATAACGATAAAGCATGTCGCTCTGATGGAATCAGAGGCTGAGACAAAAGTGGTCATTACGGATCAACAATTTCAAGTAATAAAAGCCTCTAATAACGTGAATTCAGAGATGAAAAGATTGATTGAAAAGGGAAAGACCCTCTATTTTTCCCACAAAGGTATATTAGTTGAATCAAGGTGGAAAACAGAATCTTATTTAGCTGCAGCAAGTCCTATTCAAATCGATGGAAAAATCAAAGGCTATGTATTTATGTTTTTAAATACAAAATCGATACGAGAAATGATTCAAAGTTTGACAATGCAATTTGTTATTGTAAGTATTATTGGGCTTGTCATCTCCATCATTACGATATATTTCTTATCACAGTTTATTACAGAGCCTTTACGCCAGATGAAGAAAGTAACAGAAAAACTGAGCAAAGGCAAAAGTGAATTATGGCTGGATATTTATCGGAAAGATGAACTTGGCGATCTTGCTAGGTCGATTCAAAGTCTTTCAGATGATTTAGAGAGACTAAAAAAAGAAAGGATCGAGTTTTTATCAAGTATTTCTCATGAACTGCGCACACCGTTAACATATATAAAGGGTTACGCTGATTTATTAAATCGCCCAAATCTCTCACAAAAAGAGCGGGAGGAGTTTGTCGCAATTATTCAAGAAGAAGCCGCTCGTGTGACAAGACTTGTGAAAGATTTGTTTGATCTTGCCAAAATGGATCAAAATGAATTTTTAATTGAGAAGGAACAGGTGCCGCTATGTGAGTATCTTCAGGAATTGATAGCAAAGTTTAAACCAGCCTATGAAGAAAAGCGGATGTCTTTATATTTGTCGTGTGAACAAAATATTTTTGTATCCATCGATCCGCTACGATTTGGCCAAGTCATTAATAACTTTTTAGATAATGCTTTAAAATACTCGCCTTCACATACTGAAGTGTCGGTATCAGCTTTAAAAGAGGAAAACAGAGTCATCATCAAAATTAGCGATCAAGGCTATGGCATTCCGAATTCAGAGCTGCCATTTATATGGGATCGTTTATATCGAGTTGATAAATCACGATCTCGTTCAACTGGAGGAAGTGGTATAGGATTAACGATAGCGAAAGAAATTATCGAAAGACACGGTGGAAAAGTAGAAGTTGAAAGTAAATTAGGAAAAGGAACAACTTTCACTATATTTTTACAAGGAGAGTGA
- a CDS encoding DNA-binding response OmpR family regulator (product_source=COG0745; cath_funfam=1.10.10.10,3.40.50.2300; cog=COG0745; pfam=PF00072,PF00486; smart=SM00448; superfamily=52172), whose product MTKILIVDDETRMQQLLKLYLEPKGFNCKTVSTGKGAIQLLEREKFDLVLLDIMMPEMDGWETARKIREFSEVPIMMLTARDHSTDMIKGLKLGADDYITKPFDEEVLLARIEAVLRRTHHANKVEFNGLIWDEQNHKLQYKGKEIKLTPTEFDMLGLFLKHPKMVFSREKLIETIWGFDSNTEGRTIDSHVRNIRDKCRKAGFPIDDHLKTVWGVGYKWE is encoded by the coding sequence GTGACAAAAATATTAATCGTTGATGATGAAACGAGAATGCAGCAATTGCTTAAGCTATATTTGGAGCCAAAAGGATTCAATTGTAAAACAGTGAGCACAGGAAAAGGTGCGATTCAGTTACTGGAAAGAGAAAAATTTGATTTAGTTCTTCTCGATATTATGATGCCCGAAATGGATGGGTGGGAAACAGCAAGGAAAATACGCGAGTTTTCCGAAGTTCCCATCATGATGTTAACAGCCCGAGACCATAGTACAGATATGATTAAAGGCTTAAAGCTAGGGGCGGACGATTATATTACCAAACCATTTGATGAAGAGGTGTTATTGGCTCGTATTGAAGCTGTTTTACGAAGAACACACCATGCAAATAAAGTGGAATTTAACGGGCTTATATGGGATGAACAAAATCATAAATTACAATATAAAGGGAAAGAAATTAAACTAACACCAACAGAATTTGATATGCTGGGGTTATTTTTGAAACATCCAAAAATGGTATTCAGTCGTGAAAAGCTGATCGAGACGATTTGGGGATTTGATTCAAATACAGAGGGGAGAACGATTGATTCACATGTGAGAAACATTAGAGATAAATGTCGAAAAGCGGGCTTTCCAATAGATGATCATTTGAAAACAGTGTGGGGGGTAGGGTATAAATGGGAATAG
- a CDS encoding putative membrane protein (product_source=KO:K08982; cog=COG3462; ko=KO:K08982; pfam=PF09851; superfamily=51445; transmembrane_helix_parts=Outside_1_12,TMhelix_13_35,Inside_36_76), translating into MMHWFDSCTGFQGGGWMMFGMFIFWGLLIFLGFYLMKNYINGNNGSSRNHHIDILKERLAKGEITEEEYDRLMKKL; encoded by the coding sequence ATGATGCATTGGTTTGATAGTTGTACGGGATTTCAAGGAGGAGGATGGATGATGTTTGGTATGTTTATTTTCTGGGGATTGCTCATTTTCTTAGGCTTTTATTTAATGAAAAATTATATCAATGGCAATAATGGATCATCTAGAAATCATCATATAGATATTTTGAAGGAACGTCTAGCGAAAGGCGAAATTACAGAGGAAGAATATGACCGATTAATGAAAAAATTATAA
- a CDS encoding cytochrome c biogenesis protein CcdA (product_source=COG0785; cog=COG0785; pfam=PF13386; transmembrane_helix_parts=Outside_1_27,TMhelix_28_50,Inside_51_69,TMhelix_70_92,Outside_93_101,TMhelix_102_124,Inside_125_144,TMhelix_145_167,Outside_168_181,TMhelix_182_204,Inside_205_224,TMhelix_225_242,Outside_243_244), with product MYQLISDFSNLLTKPFLNILYSVESFPLIAALVLGLVGALAPCQLTGNLGAITVYGNHSVQKRVAWTEVVFFIIGKIVVFSGLGFFVWLLGQEFRTNLTIIFPWIRKIIGPIIILIGLYLVGFLKMRWTISLGKIPDKFLKRGKMGAFLMGFSFSLGFCPTMFVLFFASLMPMVLTTSYGVILPSIFAIGTSIPLILAVFLIWYFDLGSVFLKKGRKVGSVVQKVAGCIMIILGILDTLTYWTL from the coding sequence GTGTATCAATTAATTTCAGATTTCAGTAATTTACTGACGAAGCCGTTTCTAAATATACTATATAGTGTAGAGAGTTTTCCATTAATTGCTGCATTAGTTTTAGGCCTAGTCGGTGCACTCGCTCCATGTCAGCTTACTGGAAATCTAGGGGCGATAACGGTCTATGGAAATCATTCTGTACAAAAAAGGGTGGCTTGGACGGAAGTTGTTTTCTTTATTATTGGCAAGATTGTCGTGTTTTCAGGACTCGGTTTTTTCGTTTGGTTATTGGGACAAGAATTCCGAACGAATTTAACGATTATTTTCCCATGGATAAGAAAGATAATTGGTCCCATAATAATCTTAATCGGCCTATATTTAGTTGGATTTCTCAAAATGAGATGGACAATTTCATTAGGAAAAATTCCGGATAAATTTTTAAAAAGGGGAAAAATGGGTGCCTTTTTAATGGGTTTTAGTTTTTCTCTAGGTTTTTGTCCCACTATGTTTGTTCTATTTTTTGCTTCCTTAATGCCAATGGTGTTAACGACATCCTATGGTGTTATTCTCCCGAGTATTTTTGCCATTGGAACATCTATTCCTCTTATCCTAGCTGTTTTTCTAATTTGGTATTTTGATCTTGGAAGCGTGTTTTTAAAAAAAGGCAGAAAAGTTGGTTCAGTTGTTCAAAAAGTTGCAGGTTGTATCATGATCATTCTGGGGATATTAGATACTTTAACTTATTGGACATTATAA
- a CDS encoding alpha-glucosidase (product_source=KO:K01187; cath_funfam=2.60.40.1180,3.20.20.80; cog=COG0366; ko=KO:K01187; pfam=PF00128; smart=SM00642; superfamily=51011,51445), with the protein MKKTWWKEAVAYQIYPRSFMDSNGDGIGDLQGIISKLDYLKELGIDVIWICPIYESPNDDNGYDIRDYKAIMKEFGTMDDFDELLEEVHKRDMKLILDLVINHTSDEHPWFIESRSSKDSLKRDWYIWRDGKDGKEPNNWEGIFGGSAWEYDEKTDQYYLHLFSRKQPDLNWENSEVRKALYDMINWWLEKRIDGFRVDAISHIKKEEGLIDMPNPKGLKYVPSFGKHMNVKGIHTYLEELKKETFSKYDIMTVGEANGVKIEEAELWVGEEKGKFSMMFQFEHLELWDASSKKHLNVVELKKILTKWQKGLENKGWNALYIENHDIPRIVSTWGNDKEYWRESATALAVMYFLMQGTPFIYQGQEIGMTNVKFQTIEEYDDVAAKNLYCLKREDGVPHEEIMKIIWSSSRDNARTPMQWSNKENAGFTTGKPWIGVNPNYREINVRKQQQDPTSILNFYKKLIQLKKGNDLFTYGVYDLILQDHPTIFAYTRTYENEKAVIITNLSEKEEIFSHTEWSLKYEHLLLYNYDVKPHSERETILLKPFEARVYLIS; encoded by the coding sequence ATGAAGAAAACATGGTGGAAAGAAGCGGTTGCTTATCAAATTTATCCGAGAAGCTTTATGGATTCCAACGGCGATGGAATTGGCGATTTACAAGGGATAATTTCCAAGCTTGATTACTTAAAGGAATTAGGAATTGATGTCATTTGGATTTGTCCAATATATGAATCACCAAACGATGATAACGGCTATGATATTCGTGATTACAAAGCGATTATGAAAGAGTTTGGAACAATGGATGATTTTGATGAGCTTTTAGAAGAGGTACATAAACGGGATATGAAACTCATTTTAGACTTAGTCATCAACCATACAAGTGATGAGCATCCTTGGTTTATTGAATCACGGTCTTCCAAAGACAGCCTAAAGCGTGACTGGTATATTTGGCGTGACGGAAAGGACGGAAAAGAACCAAACAATTGGGAGGGCATTTTCGGTGGGTCAGCTTGGGAATACGATGAAAAAACCGATCAGTATTACTTACACCTCTTCTCACGTAAGCAACCAGATTTAAACTGGGAAAACAGTGAAGTTCGCAAAGCACTATACGACATGATTAACTGGTGGCTAGAAAAAAGAATTGACGGCTTCCGTGTGGATGCTATTAGCCATATTAAAAAAGAAGAAGGATTAATAGACATGCCGAATCCGAAGGGGCTAAAATATGTGCCATCCTTTGGTAAACATATGAATGTCAAGGGCATCCATACGTACTTAGAAGAGTTAAAAAAGGAAACATTTTCGAAATACGACATTATGACAGTTGGTGAAGCCAACGGAGTGAAAATTGAAGAGGCTGAGCTGTGGGTCGGGGAAGAAAAAGGAAAATTTAGCATGATGTTTCAGTTTGAGCATTTGGAATTATGGGATGCTTCATCCAAAAAGCATCTCAACGTTGTCGAACTAAAAAAAATATTAACGAAATGGCAAAAAGGATTAGAGAATAAAGGTTGGAATGCGTTATATATTGAAAACCACGATATACCTCGCATCGTGTCAACATGGGGAAATGACAAAGAGTATTGGCGTGAAAGCGCGACGGCCTTAGCTGTCATGTATTTTCTGATGCAAGGAACTCCGTTTATTTATCAAGGCCAAGAAATTGGCATGACAAATGTTAAGTTCCAAACAATTGAAGAATATGATGATGTCGCCGCAAAAAATTTATATTGTCTTAAACGGGAAGATGGTGTCCCACATGAGGAGATTATGAAAATCATTTGGTCATCCTCACGCGATAATGCTCGGACTCCTATGCAATGGTCAAACAAGGAAAATGCCGGTTTTACGACTGGAAAGCCTTGGATCGGTGTGAATCCAAACTATAGAGAAATCAATGTTCGAAAACAACAACAAGATCCAACATCGATCTTAAACTTCTATAAAAAGCTGATTCAATTAAAAAAAGGAAACGACTTGTTTACTTATGGAGTGTATGACTTAATTTTACAAGATCACCCTACAATATTTGCTTATACAAGAACGTATGAAAATGAGAAAGCGGTCATTATCACGAATTTAAGTGAAAAGGAAGAGATATTTAGCCATACGGAATGGTCATTAAAATATGAACATTTATTATTATACAACTATGACGTCAAACCTCATTCAGAAAGGGAAACAATCCTTTTAAAGCCTTTTGAAGCAAGAGTCTATCTAATTTCATAG
- a CDS encoding Cu2+-exporting ATPase (product_source=KO:K01533; cath_funfam=2.70.150.10,3.40.50.1000; cog=COG2217; ko=KO:K01533; pfam=PF00122,PF00702; superfamily=56784,81653; tigrfam=TIGR01511; transmembrane_helix_parts=Inside_1_57,TMhelix_58_80,Outside_81_89,TMhelix_90_112,Inside_113_124,TMhelix_125_144,Outside_145_148,TMhelix_149_166,Inside_167_300,TMhelix_301_323,Outside_324_332,TMhelix_333_355,Inside_356_639,TMhelix_640_659,Outside_660_662,TMhelix_663_685,Inside_686_690) has product MGTKNETHQHHHEHQHHHEHQHQDHKHPHMNHHHEKGNAHGSHGSHHGHMVEDFKKRFSISLALSIPVFFLSPMIQSLLRFQFTFPYDSLVLFLISSFVFFYGGFPFLKGAYDELKQKNPGMMTLIALAIVVAYIYSTLTVFGLTGMDFYWELVTLIDIMLLGHWLEMKSIMGASNALEQLVKLMPAEAHLIKDNDMIDVPVSELVTGDKILVKPGERIPVDGVIVKGHSTIDESMLTGESVPIDKGQGDEVTGGSVNGDGALTVEVKKTGEESYLSQVVKMVKEAQESKSKTQDLSDRAAKWLFYIALGAGILTLVGWLMAGYTFNYALERMVTVMIIACPHALGLAVPLVISTSTGISARKGLLIRNRSQFEEARRINAVVFDKTGTLTKGEFGITDIITHDQYHEEDVLKLVAALEGQSEHPIAKGIISSAKEKGIEILEPQEFEYMRGKGIKGKVDGKEVLAVSPGYLKEHNISFPNEKYQQLSKEGKTVIFSIIDGQFAGMIALADQIRESAKKAIDKLNEMNIQSIMLTGDNRQVAHYVGKKLGLNEIFAEVLPHEKADKIKEIKQKGNKVAMTGDGVNDAPALANADLGIAIGAGTDVAIETADVILVNSNPLDVVGIIDLSKKTYRKMIQNLWWAAGYNIIAIPLASGIFYKYGLVLSPAVGAILMSLSTIIVAINAKLLKE; this is encoded by the coding sequence ATGGGAACAAAAAATGAAACTCATCAACATCATCACGAGCATCAACATCATCACGAGCATCAACATCAGGACCATAAACATCCTCATATGAACCATCATCATGAGAAAGGAAATGCCCATGGCTCTCACGGGTCTCACCACGGTCATATGGTAGAGGATTTTAAAAAACGTTTTTCCATTTCATTAGCTTTATCAATTCCTGTCTTTTTTCTTTCACCAATGATTCAATCACTGCTTAGGTTTCAATTTACTTTTCCTTATGATTCTCTTGTTTTATTTCTCATTTCTTCCTTTGTTTTCTTTTATGGGGGCTTTCCATTTTTAAAAGGAGCATATGATGAATTAAAACAGAAAAACCCTGGGATGATGACACTCATCGCTCTAGCTATAGTGGTTGCTTATATTTATAGTACATTGACGGTATTCGGGTTGACAGGAATGGACTTTTATTGGGAGCTAGTAACTTTGATTGATATCATGCTTCTTGGCCATTGGTTGGAAATGAAATCAATAATGGGTGCTTCAAATGCTTTGGAACAGCTAGTTAAATTAATGCCAGCTGAAGCTCATTTAATAAAAGATAATGATATGATAGATGTACCTGTATCCGAGCTAGTCACTGGGGATAAAATTCTCGTTAAACCAGGTGAGAGAATCCCCGTTGATGGGGTGATTGTCAAAGGTCACTCGACAATAGATGAATCGATGCTTACAGGTGAGTCCGTTCCTATTGATAAAGGACAAGGTGATGAAGTAACAGGTGGTTCAGTAAATGGAGATGGAGCTTTAACAGTTGAAGTAAAAAAGACTGGAGAGGAAAGTTATTTATCTCAAGTAGTTAAAATGGTTAAAGAGGCGCAAGAATCCAAATCGAAAACACAAGATTTATCCGATAGGGCGGCGAAGTGGTTATTTTATATTGCTCTTGGGGCTGGTATTTTAACATTGGTCGGTTGGCTGATGGCTGGTTATACATTTAATTATGCTTTAGAAAGAATGGTTACAGTGATGATCATTGCATGTCCTCATGCGTTGGGATTGGCTGTTCCTTTGGTTATTTCTACTTCGACAGGGATATCAGCGAGAAAAGGTTTGCTCATTCGAAATCGTTCCCAATTTGAGGAGGCAAGAAGAATAAATGCCGTTGTCTTCGACAAAACCGGTACCTTAACAAAAGGGGAGTTTGGTATTACGGATATAATCACACATGATCAATATCATGAGGAAGATGTGTTAAAGCTTGTCGCTGCATTAGAAGGACAATCTGAACATCCGATTGCTAAAGGGATTATAAGTAGTGCAAAAGAAAAAGGAATAGAAATATTGGAACCTCAAGAATTTGAATATATGAGGGGAAAAGGCATTAAGGGGAAAGTTGACGGAAAAGAAGTATTAGCAGTTAGCCCTGGTTACTTGAAAGAACATAACATCAGTTTCCCAAATGAGAAATATCAACAATTATCAAAAGAAGGAAAGACAGTCATTTTTTCAATTATTGATGGTCAATTTGCCGGAATGATTGCATTAGCTGATCAAATCAGAGAAAGTGCAAAAAAGGCCATCGACAAATTGAATGAAATGAATATTCAATCAATTATGCTTACAGGCGATAACCGTCAAGTAGCTCATTATGTCGGGAAAAAGCTCGGTTTAAATGAGATATTCGCTGAAGTTTTACCTCATGAAAAAGCAGATAAAATTAAAGAGATTAAACAAAAAGGAAACAAAGTGGCCATGACTGGTGATGGGGTAAATGATGCCCCTGCATTGGCAAATGCAGATTTGGGTATTGCCATCGGTGCAGGAACAGATGTTGCCATTGAGACTGCAGATGTTATTTTAGTAAATAGTAACCCGCTCGATGTCGTGGGAATCATTGACTTATCAAAGAAAACATACAGAAAAATGATTCAAAATCTATGGTGGGCTGCTGGTTATAATATAATAGCGATACCATTAGCTTCTGGTATATTTTATAAATATGGTCTTGTATTAAGTCCAGCAGTTGGTGCCATTTTAATGTCTTTAAGTACGATTATTGTGGCGATTAATGCAAAATTGTTAAAAGAGTAG
- a CDS encoding D-alanyl-D-alanine carboxypeptidase (product_source=KO:K01286; cath_funfam=3.40.710.10; cog=COG1686; ko=KO:K01286; pfam=PF00768; superfamily=56601; transmembrane_helix_parts=Inside_1_4,TMhelix_5_24,Outside_25_360,TMhelix_361_383,Inside_384_388) — MREFIFGFVLFISLFAIGAETVFGSNRELSNPTISSEAAIVIEAKTGKVLFEKNSKTQLLPASITKIATAIYAIEKGNLNDMVTVSENARNVEGTRVYLEIGEQVSLKKLIQGLLINSGNDAGVAIAEHLDGSVEHFANNLNQYLRDTIGVVNTHFENPHGLYHPNHLTTAEDMAKITQYAMQNKVFREIFSTKEIRWKGQAWDTTIYTHHKLMREKPYEGVNGGKTGYIKQSGHTLVTTAQRKNLNIIVVTMKAPSQNSAYRDTEKLLDYAFNNFQNTIIQKNTQFTTEENHFINDESLYITHQIGEKVKEDIYQNGLLKVTNEHNEILGSFQLKKLKTINDKNDSSKEILLEQNKVLDINLNYLVLVAIFVSLGIMGLLFFETRKI; from the coding sequence ATGAGGGAGTTTATTTTCGGATTCGTATTATTTATTAGTTTATTCGCTATTGGAGCGGAAACAGTTTTTGGAAGTAATAGGGAACTTTCGAACCCCACTATTAGTAGTGAAGCTGCGATAGTGATAGAAGCAAAAACAGGAAAGGTTTTATTTGAAAAAAATTCAAAAACTCAATTGCTCCCTGCTAGCATCACAAAAATAGCCACAGCTATATATGCAATTGAGAAGGGCAATCTGAATGATATGGTCACTGTTTCAGAAAATGCAAGAAATGTAGAAGGAACTAGAGTGTATTTGGAAATTGGGGAACAAGTATCACTAAAGAAACTTATTCAAGGATTGTTAATTAATTCAGGTAATGATGCAGGAGTCGCAATAGCAGAACATTTGGATGGTTCAGTTGAACATTTTGCAAATAATTTAAATCAATATTTAAGAGATACCATAGGGGTCGTGAATACTCATTTTGAAAATCCCCACGGTTTGTATCATCCAAATCATTTGACAACAGCAGAGGATATGGCCAAAATTACACAATATGCAATGCAGAATAAGGTTTTTCGTGAAATCTTTTCTACGAAAGAAATACGCTGGAAAGGACAAGCCTGGGATACCACCATTTACACTCATCATAAATTAATGAGAGAAAAACCTTATGAAGGAGTAAATGGTGGGAAGACAGGATATATTAAACAGTCAGGACATACTTTAGTAACGACGGCGCAAAGAAAAAACTTAAACATTATTGTTGTAACGATGAAGGCACCTTCTCAAAACAGTGCTTATCGTGATACCGAAAAGCTTCTTGATTATGCATTTAACAATTTTCAAAATACAATAATCCAAAAAAATACCCAATTTACTACTGAAGAAAATCATTTTATTAATGATGAGAGTTTATATATTACTCATCAAATTGGGGAGAAAGTGAAAGAAGATATTTATCAAAATGGATTGTTAAAAGTTACAAATGAGCACAACGAGATTTTAGGATCTTTTCAATTGAAGAAACTAAAGACTATAAACGACAAAAATGATTCTTCTAAAGAAATCTTACTTGAACAAAACAAAGTTCTAGATATTAATCTTAATTATTTAGTATTAGTCGCCATTTTCGTTTCATTAGGTATTATGGGATTATTATTTTTTGAAACAAGGAAAATTTAA
- a CDS encoding hypothetical protein (product_source=Hypo-rule applied; cath_funfam=2.130.10.10,3.30.420.40; cleavage_site_network=SignalP-noTM; pfam=PF15902; superfamily=110296): MKKGLLITGALLWGVFLSACSNENTNDVTTEEETKNEQTTINEKDQVENKEEQQETNHSSSVIAKHDFYEKFDGQVEHIHGLGYMANQHAIFFATHDGLKVYENGNWYKTKGQNNDYMGFNAVDKGFYTSGHPGEGVDLPNPLGLKRSFDYGQTFEDLGMEGESDFHVMGVGYFNHTVYLLNEMKNSKIGAGLYVSKDEGQNWEKIKAENLGEKIFSLAVHPTKSEIVAAAGEKGIFLSKDGGQTFELLTENKQGTAVFFSEDTLWYGTYEKSPMLVKYSIESGEEEEVTLPKMEQDAVMYIAQNPQKESEIVFATFKNHIYLSEDGGNTWKQLVKEGIIQTFGS; this comes from the coding sequence GTGAAAAAAGGTCTCTTAATTACCGGAGCATTGTTATGGGGTGTTTTTTTATCAGCTTGTAGCAATGAAAATACAAATGATGTGACAACGGAAGAAGAAACAAAGAATGAACAAACTACAATCAATGAAAAAGATCAAGTAGAAAACAAAGAAGAACAACAGGAAACGAACCATTCATCTTCAGTCATAGCGAAGCACGATTTTTATGAAAAATTTGATGGCCAAGTCGAACATATTCACGGATTAGGATATATGGCGAATCAGCATGCCATTTTCTTTGCCACCCATGATGGACTAAAGGTATATGAGAATGGAAATTGGTATAAAACGAAGGGCCAAAACAATGATTACATGGGATTTAATGCGGTAGATAAAGGATTTTATACGAGCGGGCATCCTGGGGAAGGGGTCGATCTTCCAAATCCTCTCGGCTTAAAAAGAAGCTTTGATTATGGACAAACCTTTGAAGACCTTGGAATGGAAGGGGAAAGTGACTTCCATGTTATGGGAGTTGGTTATTTTAACCATACGGTCTACTTATTAAATGAGATGAAAAACTCCAAAATTGGGGCAGGGTTGTATGTATCAAAGGATGAAGGTCAAAATTGGGAAAAAATAAAGGCGGAAAATCTTGGAGAAAAGATTTTTAGCCTAGCAGTTCATCCGACAAAAAGTGAGATTGTCGCGGCTGCAGGAGAGAAAGGGATTTTTCTATCAAAAGATGGCGGTCAAACCTTTGAGTTATTAACAGAAAATAAACAAGGAACAGCCGTCTTTTTCTCGGAGGATACATTATGGTATGGAACGTATGAAAAATCTCCAATGCTTGTTAAATATTCAATAGAAAGTGGTGAAGAAGAAGAAGTAACTTTGCCTAAAATGGAACAAGATGCCGTTATGTATATAGCACAAAACCCTCAAAAAGAATCAGAGATTGTCTTTGCTACTTTTAAAAACCACATTTATTTATCTGAAGATGGAGGGAACACGTGGAAACAGCTAGTCAAAGAAGGAATTATTCAAACATTCGGTTCATAA